A DNA window from Aminipila luticellarii contains the following coding sequences:
- a CDS encoding manganese efflux pump MntP, with protein MTEIILIGIGLAMDAVAVSMTNGMVYRNLKAREYIAMPLFFGAFQGFMPLIGNFAGSLFDEFISKYAGIVILLILGIIGGNMIKEGVEHTNPSERVCGCKELGSGILLCQAVATSLDAFAVGVGFSAMQVNILPAVAVIAVVTVIMTTAAIEIGRKFGDILGSQAEILGGIILVIIGVKAIITK; from the coding sequence TTGACAGAAATCATTCTAATTGGTATAGGTCTGGCAATGGATGCTGTAGCCGTATCTATGACGAATGGGATGGTGTACAGAAACCTAAAAGCCAGAGAGTATATCGCCATGCCCTTGTTTTTTGGAGCCTTTCAGGGCTTCATGCCTTTGATCGGAAATTTTGCCGGCAGTTTATTCGATGAATTTATTTCAAAGTATGCAGGCATTGTGATTCTTTTGATCTTGGGCATTATCGGCGGAAACATGATAAAAGAAGGGGTAGAGCACACGAATCCTTCTGAAAGGGTCTGTGGGTGCAAAGAACTGGGTTCGGGTATTCTCCTGTGCCAGGCCGTTGCAACAAGCCTGGATGCCTTCGCTGTAGGTGTTGGGTTCAGTGCCATGCAGGTAAATATTCTTCCGGCTGTTGCCGTCATTGCCGTTGTTACCGTGATCATGACAACTGCCGCCATTGAAATAGGGCGTAAGTTTGGGGACATCCTGGGCAGTCAAGCTGAAATTCTGGGCGGTATTATTCTGGTCATCATCGGTGTAAAAGCGATTATTACAAAATGA
- a CDS encoding type II toxin-antitoxin system RelE/ParE family toxin, with product MEIHYSSAKQEKILTDVRLLKKYYGTAHIKLRNRLSELRFANNLSDISELPPPRRHKLNGQYRDCWGIDYSKNYRIILQPIGEYDISDIATISEVLIIALEDYH from the coding sequence ATGGAAATACATTATTCGTCAGCTAAGCAAGAAAAAATTCTTACAGATGTAAGACTACTAAAGAAATATTATGGTACAGCTCATATTAAATTAAGAAATCGTCTTTCTGAACTAAGATTTGCAAATAATCTAAGTGATATTTCAGAACTGCCACCTCCTAGAAGGCATAAATTAAATGGTCAATATAGGGATTGTTGGGGTATAGATTATTCTAAAAATTATCGTATTATTTTGCAACCCATTGGTGAATATGATATTAGTGACATAGCAACTATTTCAGAAGTACTTATTATCGCATTAGAAGATTATCATTAA
- a CDS encoding flagellar brake protein: MISQLNILDTVEICVTDKNMQKHYYKTKIQDIDSEDTFSTMLPTSETGRPVLFFKDQPYELYAKTQGGIVLWVIRYICTERIDNLRSCKFQVLSGPQCTQRREFFRQPVNVASTFHLIKDGANMDQVQHEGKILDLSGGGCSFMCDDSLTLHALLFFQFTFRETVFEFHCEILDRIDYTESRAAWNYKYRVKWIQPDPKEVENLIKLVFAQQREMILSN; the protein is encoded by the coding sequence ATGATTTCACAGTTAAATATATTGGATACGGTAGAGATTTGTGTCACGGACAAAAATATGCAAAAGCATTATTACAAAACAAAGATTCAGGATATCGATTCAGAGGATACCTTTTCTACCATGCTTCCAACCTCTGAAACAGGACGGCCTGTATTATTTTTTAAAGATCAGCCGTATGAGCTTTATGCCAAAACCCAGGGCGGGATTGTGTTATGGGTCATCCGCTATATTTGTACGGAGAGAATCGACAATCTGCGCTCCTGTAAATTCCAAGTGCTCTCAGGACCGCAGTGCACTCAGAGACGCGAATTTTTCAGACAGCCCGTAAACGTAGCCTCCACATTTCATCTGATAAAAGACGGAGCAAATATGGATCAGGTTCAGCATGAGGGAAAAATTTTAGATCTCAGCGGCGGAGGCTGCTCCTTTATGTGCGACGATTCGCTGACTCTTCATGCCCTTCTGTTCTTCCAGTTCACTTTCCGTGAAACGGTGTTTGAATTTCATTGTGAAATTCTTGACAGAATAGATTACACGGAGTCCAGAGCGGCCTGGAACTATAAATACCGGGTAAAGTGGATACAGCCTGATCCCAAAGAAGTAGAAAATCTTATTAAGCTTGTATTTGCCCAACAGAGGGAAATGATCCTGAGCAATTAG
- a CDS encoding helix-turn-helix domain-containing protein translates to MNKEFIVPTGKIIKEYLEENNISQKELCAKLGMSERHISNLLNGKTRITEEFAINLELVLPKVPASYWLNYEAKYRECLAREEKELELRKINLEEISKRFCFKEVFANLELTLYEQAKEMLKLLKISDFNNFDATYSNLEVNFMEDGGKIEPIAIWLNLCESEIEIQNLDLTDVKYDCNELKKALDKFKLIATNSDIKLSMNSCRKLCNKLGIYLVICEAITNSKVRGALSSYNGHPAIFLSGRFKTHDNIWFAFIHEIAHLLYDYDKKNTIVSFEQLKNDENENEKEITANTFARDFFINPEDFRKFVSKSNFTEKSIREFAKSQIVLPGIVVARLQHDKYIQYGQLAYLK, encoded by the coding sequence ATGAATAAAGAATTTATCGTTCCCACCGGAAAGATAATAAAAGAATATTTAGAAGAAAATAATATAAGTCAGAAAGAATTGTGTGCAAAACTAGGGATGAGTGAGAGACATATTTCAAATCTTCTTAATGGCAAAACTCGGATTACAGAAGAATTTGCAATTAATTTAGAGCTAGTTTTACCGAAAGTTCCCGCTTCATATTGGTTGAACTATGAGGCAAAGTATCGAGAGTGCTTGGCTAGGGAAGAAAAGGAATTGGAATTAAGAAAAATTAACTTAGAAGAAATATCTAAAAGATTTTGTTTTAAAGAAGTCTTTGCAAATTTAGAATTAACTTTATACGAACAAGCTAAAGAAATGTTGAAATTGCTTAAAATTAGCGACTTTAATAATTTTGATGCAACTTATTCGAATTTAGAAGTTAATTTTATGGAAGATGGAGGCAAAATTGAGCCAATCGCAATATGGCTGAATTTATGTGAATCAGAAATAGAAATTCAAAATTTAGATTTAACGGATGTCAAGTATGATTGCAATGAACTAAAGAAGGCATTAGATAAATTTAAACTAATAGCAACCAACAGTGATATAAAGCTTTCCATGAATAGTTGTAGAAAATTATGTAATAAATTAGGTATTTATTTAGTTATTTGCGAAGCAATAACAAATAGTAAAGTACGAGGGGCTTTAAGTAGTTACAATGGGCATCCTGCAATCTTTTTAAGTGGGAGATTTAAAACTCATGATAATATTTGGTTTGCTTTTATTCATGAAATAGCACACTTGCTATATGATTATGACAAAAAAAATACAATAGTCTCCTTCGAACAATTGAAAAATGACGAAAATGAAAATGAAAAGGAAATTACTGCAAATACCTTTGCGCGCGACTTTTTTATTAATCCAGAAGATTTCAGAAAGTTTGTTTCAAAATCAAATTTTACTGAAAAAAGTATACGTGAATTTGCAAAAAGTCAAATAGTTTTACCGGGGATTGTTGTTGCTCGTTTACAACACGATAAATATATTCAGTACGGTCAATTGGCTTATTTAAAATAG
- a CDS encoding methylglyoxal synthase — protein sequence MAREGTAQIMDEHKRIALVAHDNRKEALVEWCDENKHTLKRHFLLGTGTTAKLIAEATGLPVKGFKSGPLGGDQQIGARIAQGEIDMLIFFWDPLEAQPHDPDVKALLRIAVVYDIPVANNRATADFLISSQYMNNEYEHEVLDYNKVLEDRIKDFSK from the coding sequence ATGGCACGTGAAGGAACAGCGCAGATCATGGATGAACATAAAAGGATTGCATTGGTGGCTCATGATAATAGGAAAGAAGCTCTGGTGGAATGGTGCGATGAAAATAAGCATACATTGAAGAGGCATTTTCTGTTGGGTACCGGAACGACTGCGAAGCTCATAGCCGAGGCCACAGGCTTGCCTGTAAAAGGGTTTAAAAGCGGTCCTCTTGGCGGAGATCAACAGATCGGAGCAAGAATTGCGCAGGGCGAAATCGATATGCTTATATTTTTCTGGGATCCTTTAGAAGCACAGCCGCATGATCCGGATGTCAAAGCATTGCTCCGTATAGCGGTTGTTTATGATATACCCGTAGCAAATAATCGAGCAACTGCTGATTTTCTGATATCTTCACAATATATGAACAACGAGTACGAACACGAGGTGTTAGATTATAACAAAGTTCTTGAAGATCGAATAAAAGATTTTTCAAAATAA
- a CDS encoding sce7726 family protein, whose amino-acid sequence MSKEVNREQLSLDCKFKLAQSLYSAYSTLQSTSELEHMLSEIPNTDSTFNYKNPRALINSIILQNYPNEISVKSNFINEVLFKSNNQVTIFELILGKSRADLCKVNGASVAYEIKTDLDNLLRLEKQLTDYLNVFENVFVICSVNKLPEIEKTILEECGIYIYSISQTGKYKFKKYRPALSSKTLNSEKQLKILRKKELYDYFKLNTYCSRESMEQYILQHYSNKKINLIFKTIMKDRYREQWEFLRNNKDNIYEIDYQWFFKNAINPSLIYG is encoded by the coding sequence ATGTCTAAAGAAGTTAACAGAGAACAGTTGTCACTAGATTGCAAGTTTAAATTAGCCCAATCATTGTACTCTGCTTATTCCACTCTTCAATCAACTTCGGAATTAGAACATATGTTATCTGAAATTCCTAATACTGATTCAACTTTTAATTATAAAAATCCTAGAGCTTTAATTAATTCTATTATATTACAAAATTATCCTAATGAAATTTCTGTTAAATCCAACTTTATTAACGAAGTTCTTTTTAAATCCAATAATCAAGTTACTATATTTGAATTGATTTTGGGAAAAAGCCGTGCTGATTTATGTAAAGTTAATGGTGCAAGTGTTGCTTATGAAATTAAAACAGATTTAGATAATTTATTGAGACTTGAAAAACAGTTAACTGATTATTTAAATGTTTTTGAGAATGTTTTTGTAATTTGCTCCGTTAATAAGTTACCTGAAATCGAAAAAACTATTCTAGAAGAATGTGGAATTTATATTTATTCTATTTCTCAAACAGGAAAATATAAATTTAAAAAATATCGACCAGCTCTATCATCAAAAACATTAAATTCAGAGAAGCAATTAAAAATTCTTAGAAAGAAAGAGTTGTATGATTATTTTAAGCTAAATACATATTGTTCTAGAGAATCTATGGAGCAATATATATTACAACATTATTCTAACAAAAAAATAAATTTAATATTTAAAACCATCATGAAAGATAGATATCGAGAACAGTGGGAATTTCTTAGAAATAATAAAGACAATATTTACGAAATAGACTATCAATGGTTTTTTAAAAATGCAATAAATCCAAGCTTAATTTATGGTTAA
- a CDS encoding glycoside hydrolase family 3 protein yields the protein MKKTIFNIVTLILLLILTSCSAPSEEKPDSINKAPADEPLSNAEQVLQGMTLEEKIGQLFIIRPDSLDPNLTPEQISNSTKYGVTELSDQMIESLKQYHIGGIAIFQKNILSPEQLTGFIDALQEQSEIPLFVGVDEEGGSVSRIANSTGFDVKKYESMEAVGRTSDRKNAQDVGLTIGSYLKRYGFNLDFAPVADVNTNPENIVIGNRSFGSDPQLVAKMVSAEIEGFHEAGIMTCVKHFPGHGDTKGDTHKGFVSTEKTWEELKQCELIPFISAFKNTDMIMIAHITAPNITSDGLPSSLSHEMIEGKLRNELDYNGVVITDSMAMGAITQEYTSDTAAVKAIAGGADMILMPEQFEEAYNGIYDAVKNGTISEKRMDESVLRILSLKEKYGLLE from the coding sequence ATGAAAAAGACAATTTTTAATATAGTAACCCTTATCCTCCTGCTAATTCTCACTTCATGCAGTGCACCCAGTGAAGAAAAGCCGGATTCGATCAATAAAGCACCGGCGGATGAACCCTTGTCAAATGCAGAGCAAGTCCTGCAAGGTATGACCCTGGAGGAAAAGATCGGGCAGCTTTTTATTATCCGCCCGGACTCTCTTGATCCGAATCTTACTCCGGAGCAGATCAGCAACTCAACAAAATACGGTGTGACGGAATTGAGTGATCAAATGATTGAATCTTTGAAACAATATCACATTGGCGGTATTGCGATCTTTCAAAAAAATATTTTATCTCCTGAACAGTTGACCGGTTTTATTGACGCCCTGCAAGAACAAAGTGAAATCCCATTATTTGTAGGCGTTGATGAGGAAGGTGGTTCTGTGTCCAGAATTGCCAACTCAACGGGGTTTGATGTAAAAAAATATGAAAGTATGGAAGCGGTGGGACGGACTTCGGACCGTAAAAATGCACAAGACGTGGGGCTTACGATAGGTTCCTACCTAAAAAGATATGGATTTAATTTAGATTTTGCTCCGGTAGCAGATGTGAACACAAATCCAGAAAATATTGTGATCGGAAATCGTTCCTTCGGAAGTGACCCCCAACTGGTGGCAAAAATGGTATCGGCAGAGATAGAGGGATTTCATGAAGCGGGCATTATGACCTGCGTAAAGCATTTCCCCGGACATGGTGATACAAAAGGGGACACGCATAAGGGATTTGTATCCACGGAAAAAACGTGGGAGGAACTAAAGCAATGCGAACTCATTCCATTTATTAGTGCGTTTAAAAATACGGATATGATCATGATTGCTCATATTACAGCACCCAACATAACCTCTGATGGGCTCCCATCCTCTCTCTCCCATGAAATGATTGAAGGAAAGCTGAGAAACGAGCTGGATTATAATGGTGTGGTTATCACGGATTCGATGGCAATGGGGGCCATTACCCAGGAATATACCTCGGATACTGCTGCGGTTAAAGCTATTGCAGGGGGAGCTGATATGATCTTAATGCCGGAACAATTTGAGGAAGCTTATAATGGAATTTATGATGCTGTAAAAAACGGGACGATCAGTGAAAAACGAATGGATGAAAGTGTATTGCGTATTTTATCTTTAAAGGAGAAATATGGCCTGTTGGAATGA
- the thrC gene encoding threonine synthase — MINYVSTRGSINTKTAAQAVIQGIAEDKGLYVPVNLPVLPFRLEELPGKTYQEIALKVISAFFTDYTEEEMKACVNGAYDNKFEEKEIAPLVQGGDAYFLELYHGKTAAFKDMALSILPYLLTTAMKKEKEEKRICILTATSGDTGKAALEGFADVPGTEIIVFYPNQGVSQVQERQMVTQEGENTHVFAINGNFDDAQTGVKRIFNDAVFAEELGKMNCKLSSANSINIGRLVPQVAYYVHSYAKMMEKGSLQAGEKMNIVVPTGNFGNILAAYYAKQMGIPVGKLICASNENKVLTDFINTGIYDIRRDFYLTNSPSMDILISSNLERLLYHLSGGNAAEVKALMESLDTEKVYEVSGKIKDGLKDFYAGFATVEETNRAIGAMYEKNGYLMDTHTAVAYKVYKDYVAETGDHTPAIIASTASAYKFADSVARSIGLEEEKDGFAYVKALHEKTGVRIPAGLKALESKPIRHTGVLDLEQMKESVKASLA, encoded by the coding sequence ATGATAAATTACGTAAGCACACGCGGAAGTATAAATACCAAAACAGCAGCTCAGGCTGTCATTCAGGGAATTGCGGAAGACAAGGGGCTCTATGTGCCTGTGAACTTGCCGGTTCTGCCGTTCCGGCTGGAAGAATTACCGGGAAAGACCTATCAGGAGATCGCCTTAAAAGTGATATCTGCCTTTTTCACGGATTATACGGAAGAAGAGATGAAAGCTTGCGTAAATGGAGCTTATGACAACAAGTTTGAAGAAAAAGAAATTGCCCCTCTTGTTCAGGGGGGAGACGCGTATTTTCTTGAACTGTACCATGGAAAGACGGCGGCATTTAAAGATATGGCACTTTCCATTCTTCCGTACCTTTTAACAACGGCCATGAAAAAAGAGAAGGAAGAAAAGCGGATCTGCATACTGACAGCCACATCTGGAGATACAGGGAAAGCTGCACTGGAGGGATTTGCAGATGTACCGGGAACGGAGATTATCGTTTTTTATCCCAATCAGGGAGTCAGTCAGGTACAGGAAAGGCAAATGGTAACACAAGAAGGGGAAAATACTCATGTGTTTGCCATCAACGGAAACTTTGATGACGCTCAGACCGGTGTAAAGCGGATTTTTAACGATGCGGTATTTGCGGAAGAACTGGGTAAAATGAACTGTAAGCTGTCCTCCGCCAATTCCATTAACATAGGAAGATTGGTTCCCCAGGTGGCTTATTATGTGCATTCTTATGCAAAGATGATGGAAAAAGGTAGTCTTCAAGCGGGTGAGAAAATGAATATCGTTGTCCCCACCGGAAATTTCGGGAATATTCTTGCGGCTTATTATGCGAAACAGATGGGTATTCCTGTGGGCAAATTAATTTGTGCTTCTAACGAGAACAAGGTCTTGACCGATTTTATCAATACAGGGATATATGACATCAGAAGAGACTTTTATTTGACCAATTCTCCATCCATGGATATTTTGATTTCCAGTAACCTGGAAAGGCTGCTGTATCATTTATCCGGCGGAAATGCGGCAGAGGTCAAGGCTCTCATGGAAAGTCTGGATACAGAAAAGGTCTATGAAGTCAGCGGCAAAATCAAGGACGGATTAAAAGACTTTTATGCGGGATTTGCCACAGTAGAGGAAACCAATAGGGCGATTGGTGCAATGTATGAAAAAAATGGATATCTGATGGATACGCATACAGCCGTTGCATATAAGGTTTATAAGGATTATGTGGCTGAAACAGGAGATCATACTCCTGCTATTATCGCCTCTACGGCCAGTGCCTATAAGTTTGCAGACAGTGTGGCAAGGTCCATTGGACTGGAGGAAGAAAAAGACGGATTTGCTTATGTGAAAGCACTTCATGAGAAAACAGGCGTGCGGATTCCGGCCGGTCTGAAGGCTCTGGAAAGTAAACCGATCAGACATACGGGCGTTCTTGACCTTGAACAGATGAAAGAATCCGTAAAAGCATCTCTGGCATAA
- a CDS encoding D-2-hydroxyacid dehydrogenase, with translation MKIVILDGATVDPGLSWDGLRALGELTVYPRTPEELVRERIGDAEALFINKISLNKELLTRYPKLKFIGVMATGYNNVDIDACRELGIAVCNIPSYSTDSVAQHTFALILEICNQVALHNQSVKEGEWFRSEDFCYWKAPILLLKGKSLGIVGYGHIGKRVAEIASAFGMTVHIYSRDQEQTIKSDILSLHCPATESNKGFINKDFIDRMKDGAILINTARGVLLNEADVAEALKTGKLAAAGVDVLASEPADPANPLVALPNCFITPHMCWTPKEMRQIIIDGCISNLKSFLSGESLNRVDL, from the coding sequence ATGAAAATAGTTATATTGGACGGAGCCACAGTGGATCCGGGACTTTCCTGGGACGGCCTTCGGGCTCTGGGAGAGCTGACAGTGTACCCCCGTACCCCAGAAGAACTGGTGCGGGAGCGGATCGGTGATGCCGAGGCTCTTTTCATCAACAAAATATCTCTTAACAAAGAGCTTTTGACCCGATACCCAAAGCTTAAATTTATAGGAGTGATGGCAACAGGATACAATAACGTAGATATAGATGCCTGCCGGGAACTGGGAATCGCCGTGTGCAACATTCCTTCTTATTCTACCGATTCCGTGGCTCAGCATACCTTTGCACTCATTCTGGAAATCTGCAATCAGGTGGCACTGCACAATCAGTCGGTCAAAGAGGGCGAATGGTTCCGTTCCGAAGATTTTTGCTACTGGAAAGCTCCTATTCTGCTTTTAAAGGGAAAAAGTCTCGGCATCGTCGGATATGGTCATATCGGAAAAAGAGTTGCAGAAATTGCTTCCGCTTTTGGGATGACGGTTCATATATACAGCCGAGATCAGGAACAGACCATAAAATCAGATATTCTGTCCCTTCACTGTCCGGCAACCGAAAGCAACAAGGGATTTATTAATAAGGACTTTATCGACCGGATGAAGGACGGAGCCATTTTGATCAATACAGCTCGCGGCGTGCTTCTCAATGAGGCGGATGTGGCAGAGGCGCTTAAGACCGGCAAATTAGCGGCAGCGGGAGTAGATGTCCTGGCCAGTGAGCCTGCTGATCCGGCTAATCCGCTGGTCGCTCTGCCTAACTGTTTTATTACCCCGCATATGTGCTGGACGCCTAAAGAAATGCGTCAGATCATTATAGACGGCTGCATTTCCAATTTAAAATCCTTTCTGTCCGGGGAATCCCTAAACCGGGTAGATCTGTGA
- a CDS encoding polysaccharide deacetylase family protein → MYFGSIRFYKHVILIVLTLVVACSVASCVLMGISNRHLKKILQENGLAVSAESPSFNSDSENQSDELRSHYPASFDYQKLYPNLAIDNDFIYKEDLPKSVYLTFDDGPSSLTPQILDILKEYNIKATFFIVYNDSMESQALYKRMISEGHTIGVHSTCHQYHTIYQSPDAFLDDFAQTALMLEQVTGVKPEILRFPGGSINSYNKAVYPQIIGEMLRRGYTYYDWNVSADDATSTVTEKQIYSNVINGVKRYNKSIVLMHDLSNKSDTVSALPDIISELKSEGYTFYPLTKDVRPVAFDYVD, encoded by the coding sequence ATGTATTTTGGCAGTATTCGTTTTTATAAGCATGTTATACTAATCGTTCTGACTCTCGTGGTCGCTTGTTCTGTTGCTTCCTGTGTGCTCATGGGAATTTCCAACCGGCACCTTAAGAAGATCCTTCAGGAAAACGGGCTGGCTGTGAGTGCCGAATCCCCTTCTTTTAACTCGGATTCGGAAAATCAATCGGACGAATTGCGTTCACATTACCCGGCTTCCTTTGACTATCAAAAGCTATACCCCAATTTAGCAATAGATAACGATTTTATCTACAAGGAGGATTTACCCAAATCCGTTTATCTGACCTTTGATGACGGGCCTTCCAGCCTGACACCGCAAATTTTGGACATCTTAAAAGAATACAACATTAAAGCGACCTTTTTTATTGTCTATAATGACAGTATGGAATCTCAGGCACTATATAAAAGAATGATATCGGAAGGTCACACCATCGGAGTCCACAGCACTTGTCACCAATATCATACGATTTACCAATCACCCGACGCATTTTTAGATGATTTTGCACAGACAGCATTGATGCTGGAGCAGGTAACCGGTGTAAAACCTGAAATTCTAAGATTTCCGGGAGGCAGTATTAATTCTTACAATAAGGCGGTCTACCCGCAGATCATTGGTGAAATGCTCCGAAGAGGCTATACTTATTATGACTGGAATGTCTCTGCGGATGATGCCACGAGCACTGTTACTGAAAAACAAATTTACAGCAATGTGATAAACGGAGTCAAACGATATAACAAATCTATCGTTCTGATGCACGATTTAAGCAATAAATCCGATACGGTATCCGCACTGCCGGATATCATCAGCGAACTGAAATCCGAAGGGTATACTTTCTACCCACTTACAAAAGACGTTAGACCCGTAGCGTTTGATTACGTTGACTAA
- a CDS encoding XTP/dITP diphosphatase, with protein MTMIVVAASQNQHKIKEMEAITEKFGMTIVGRDEFGLPKVKIDEDGETFEANSLKKAREICMMCNQITIADDSGLMVDALDGAPGVYSARFAGEEGNDQKNNQKLLELLKDVPMEKRTARFVSVITMVYPNGSKVVARGECEGHILFEASGSNGFGYDPLFRPLGYEVSFGEIPPEEKNKISHRAKALAELQKQLEQFHYLKGGL; from the coding sequence ATGACAATGATCGTAGTTGCGGCTTCGCAGAATCAGCATAAAATCAAGGAAATGGAAGCTATTACAGAGAAATTTGGTATGACTATCGTAGGCAGGGATGAGTTTGGGCTGCCAAAGGTAAAGATTGATGAGGATGGAGAGACCTTTGAAGCCAATTCCCTGAAAAAAGCCAGAGAAATCTGCATGATGTGCAATCAGATCACCATTGCGGATGATTCGGGGCTAATGGTCGATGCTCTGGACGGAGCACCAGGCGTATATTCGGCGAGATTTGCCGGAGAGGAAGGAAACGATCAGAAAAACAATCAGAAATTGCTGGAGCTTTTGAAAGACGTTCCTATGGAAAAGAGAACCGCTCGGTTTGTTTCTGTTATCACCATGGTCTATCCCAACGGAAGTAAGGTCGTGGCAAGGGGGGAATGCGAGGGACATATTCTATTCGAAGCTTCCGGAAGCAACGGCTTCGGATATGATCCTCTGTTCAGGCCGTTAGGCTATGAAGTGAGCTTCGGGGAGATTCCGCCGGAGGAAAAAAATAAAATCAGCCACCGGGCAAAGGCACTGGCAGAGTTGCAAAAACAATTGGAACAATTCCATTATTTAAAAGGTGGACTATGA
- a CDS encoding HAD family hydrolase: MANIIALVWDFDKTLVDGYMQDPIFEEYGVNPQEFWKEVNELPEKYWKEQGVKVNPDTIYLNQFIKYAKEGKFKGLNNKKLEEFGKKLKFYQGVPEIFEHTKQLIEEDPIYEEYDIKVEHYIVSTGMSRVIKGSSVMPHVEHVWGCELIEAPDEDGQNIISEVGYTIDNTSKTRALFEINKGVHLREGVEVNTSIPEDHRRVHFINMVYVADGPSDIPAFSVVNKHNGATFAIFPRGDMKAMKQVEQMRKDGRINMFAEADYSEGTTAYMWICNKITEFAERIRTEEKEKLAQFTSATPMHLT; the protein is encoded by the coding sequence ATGGCGAATATAATTGCATTAGTATGGGATTTTGATAAAACCTTAGTGGATGGATATATGCAAGACCCGATATTTGAAGAATATGGGGTTAATCCTCAAGAGTTTTGGAAGGAAGTCAATGAACTTCCTGAAAAATATTGGAAGGAACAAGGCGTTAAGGTGAATCCTGACACAATTTATTTAAATCAATTTATTAAATATGCTAAGGAAGGAAAATTTAAGGGATTAAATAATAAAAAGTTAGAGGAATTTGGCAAGAAACTTAAGTTCTATCAAGGGGTTCCCGAGATATTTGAACATACAAAACAACTCATTGAAGAAGATCCTATTTATGAAGAATATGATATAAAAGTGGAACATTATATTGTAAGTACAGGCATGAGTAGGGTAATAAAGGGCTCTTCTGTTATGCCACATGTAGAACATGTTTGGGGATGCGAACTAATAGAAGCCCCAGATGAAGATGGGCAAAATATTATCAGCGAAGTAGGATATACTATTGATAATACAAGTAAAACTCGTGCACTGTTTGAAATTAATAAAGGAGTACACTTAAGAGAAGGTGTTGAAGTTAATACATCTATCCCAGAAGATCACCGAAGGGTGCACTTTATTAATATGGTATATGTGGCTGATGGACCTAGCGATATTCCCGCTTTTTCCGTTGTAAATAAGCATAATGGTGCAACATTTGCGATATTTCCACGAGGTGATATGAAGGCTATGAAACAGGTTGAACAAATGCGCAAAGATGGCAGAATAAACATGTTTGCAGAGGCAGACTATTCAGAGGGAACAACCGCTTATATGTGGATTTGCAATAAAATAACTGAATTTGCAGAACGGATCAGAACCGAAGAAAAGGAAAAGTTGGCCCAATTTACATCAGCAACACCTATGCATCTTACATAA